A window of the Brassica oleracea var. oleracea cultivar TO1000 chromosome C1, BOL, whole genome shotgun sequence genome harbors these coding sequences:
- the LOC106339271 gene encoding uncharacterized protein LOC106339271: protein MKKTHQKSDGTYVDERACLVAEKYDAYVQERLSLVEPSNGEVLTEPLTVEERNEIYVKVAGISKQGWVFGLGSLQCGVYMPLDGSTVSPQAVEDDGTLTHRVKELESDLQKSNEENVQFQNRIQAIEKILMSGLQQILPHPHEVVSQFGVLACALTGPTRAGHRAQTPTHMRVEAHELAVVVEKPTSTHHAKEENTNVREPNESHPPEPNDPLTRNNTPPKTGKDTEALLLTDRGNRSRPAREKIDLHQTPKSDYNHHLLLDLLAIVPEIADGPPESNPSAAEHFPESNPNP from the exons ATGAAGAAAACCCACCAGAAATCTGATGGAACATATGTTGATGAAAGAGCATGCTTAGTTGCAGAAAAATATGATGCATATGTGCAAGAAAGATTGTCACTGGTTGAGCCTTCTAATGGAGAGGTTTTGACAGAGCCTCTTACTGTCGAGGAAAGAAATGAAATCTATGTGAAG GTTGCTGGAATATCAAAACAAGGTTGGGTGTTTGGACTTGGATCACTTCAATGTGGAGTTTATATGCCACTAGATGGTTCTACAGTTTCACCACAAGCTGTTGAAGATGATGGTACTTTAACTCACCGAGTCAAAGAGCTGGAGTCAGACTTGCAAAAGAGTAATGAAGAAAATGTTCAGTTTCAGAATAGGATTCAAGCAATAGAGAAAATATTGATGTCTGGACTCCAACAGATACTACCACACCCGCATGAAGTGGTTTCTCAGTTTGGTGTTTTAGCTTG TGCTCTGACAGGACCAACGCGAGCCGGCCACAGAGCTCAGACACCAACCCATATGCGTGTTGAAGCTCATGAACTCGCTGTCGTGGTAGAGAAACCCACCAGCACACACCATGCTAAAGAGGAGAACACTAACGTTCGAGAACCCAACGAGAGCCACCCTCCAGAGCCAAATGACCCCCTGACCAGAAACAACACACCGCCGAAGACCGGGAAAGATACAGAGGCGCTCCTCCTCACAGACAGAGGAAACCGGTCGAGACCTGCGAGAGAGAAAATCGATCTCCACCAAACCCCAAAATCCGACTACAACCACCACCTACTACTCGACCTTCTCGCCATAGTTCCAGAGATAGCTGATGGACCACCAGAATCAAACCCCTCTGCAGCGGAGCATTTTCCGGAGTCAAACCCTAACCCATAA
- the LOC106304169 gene encoding squamosa promoter-binding-like protein 5, whose protein sequence is MEKSQRWSYVKDKAIISNLAEQEWENSMDGEEEDAGDEDKRKRVTERARDTNTDLVPPRLCQVHRCTANLTEAKQYYRRHKVCEVHAKASAATVSGAKQRFCQQCSRFHELPEFDEAKRSCRMRLAGHNERRRKVSGDSFGERSGRRGFRGQLIQTQERNNVDMKLPMANTSFKRP, encoded by the exons ATGGAGAAATCACAACGCTGGAGTTACGTGAAAGACAAGGCTATAATCTCCAACCTTGCTGAACAAGAATGGGAGAATAGCATGGATGGGGAAGAGGAGGATGCAGGAGATGAAGACAAAAGGAAGAGAGTGACGGAGAGAGCTAGGGATACTAACACAGACCTTGTTCCACCGCGGCTATGCCAGGTCCATAGGTGCACTGCTAATTTAACTGAAGCCAAGCAGTATTACCGCAGACACAAAGTCTGTGAAGTTCATGCAAAGGCATCTGCTGCAACTGTTTCAGGCGCCAAGCAACGTTTTTGTCAACAATGCAGCAG GTTTCATGAGCTACCAGAGTTTGATGAAGCTAAAAGAAGTTGCCGGATGCGCCTAGCTGGACACAATGAGAGGAGAAGGAAAGTTTCTGGTGACAGTTTCGGCGAAAGGTCAGGCCGGAGAGGGTTTAGGGGTCAACTGATCCAGACTCAAGAAAGAAACAACGTAGACATGAAACTTCCTATGGCCAACACATCATTCAAACGACCATAG